The following proteins are encoded in a genomic region of Kosakonia oryzae:
- the xerC gene encoding tyrosine recombinase XerC translates to MSDSPLLPAVSKFLRYLGVERQLSPITLLNYQRQLDSIIALTGETGLESWQQCDAAMVRAIAVRSRRKGLGPASLALRLSALRSFFDWMVSQGELPANPAKGISAPKAPRHLPKNIDVDDVNRLLDIDLNDPLAVRDRAMLEVMYGAGLRLSELVNLDIKHLDLESGEVWVMGKGSKERRLPVGRSAVTWIEHWLDLRGLFGAEEDALFLSKLGKRISARNVQKRFAEWGIRQGLNSHVNPHKLRHSFATHMLESSGDLRGVQELLGHANLSTTQIYTHLDFQHLASVYDAAHPRAKRGK, encoded by the coding sequence ATGAGCGATTCGCCGCTGTTACCAGCCGTTAGCAAATTCCTGCGTTACCTTGGCGTTGAACGTCAGCTCAGCCCCATTACGCTGCTTAATTATCAGCGTCAGCTTGATTCCATCATTGCGTTGACCGGTGAAACCGGCCTGGAAAGTTGGCAACAATGTGATGCTGCAATGGTGCGCGCAATTGCCGTACGCAGCCGGCGGAAAGGGCTCGGCCCGGCAAGCCTGGCGCTGCGGCTTTCGGCGCTGCGCAGTTTCTTTGACTGGATGGTCAGTCAGGGCGAGCTACCGGCAAACCCGGCGAAGGGCATTTCGGCACCGAAAGCACCGCGCCATTTGCCGAAGAATATTGATGTTGATGATGTGAACCGGCTGCTGGATATCGATCTTAACGATCCGCTGGCCGTGCGCGATCGGGCCATGCTGGAAGTGATGTACGGCGCCGGTCTGCGTCTTTCGGAGCTGGTTAATCTGGATATCAAACATCTGGATCTGGAAAGCGGCGAAGTGTGGGTAATGGGCAAGGGCAGCAAAGAGCGCCGCTTGCCTGTTGGTCGCAGTGCGGTGACCTGGATCGAGCACTGGCTCGATCTGCGTGGGCTGTTTGGCGCGGAAGAGGATGCGCTGTTTTTATCGAAGCTGGGGAAACGAATTTCGGCGCGTAACGTGCAAAAACGTTTTGCCGAGTGGGGCATCCGGCAGGGGCTTAACAGTCACGTGAATCCGCATAAACTGCGGCACTCATTCGCCACACATATGCTTGAATCGAGCGGCGATCTGCGCGGGGTGCAGGAATTGCTCGGTCACGCTAATCTTTCAACGACACAAATCTATACCCATCTCGATTTTCAACA
- the dapF gene encoding diaminopimelate epimerase: MQFSKMHGLGNDFMVVDAVTQNVFFSPELIRRLADRHLGVGFDQLLVVEPPYDPELDFHYRIFNADGSEVSQCGNGARCFARFVRLKGLTNKRDIRVSTANGRMVLSVTEDELVRVNMGEPNFEPSQVPFRANKAEKTYIMRAAEQTILCGVVSMGNPHCVIQVDDVNTAPVETLGPVMESHERFPERANIGFMQVVSRDHIRLRVFERGAGETQACGSGACAAVAVGIQQDLLAENVRVELPGGRLDIAWKGPGQPLFMTGPAAHVYDGFIHL, from the coding sequence ATGCAGTTCTCAAAAATGCATGGCCTTGGCAACGATTTTATGGTCGTCGACGCGGTAACGCAGAATGTCTTTTTCTCACCGGAGCTGATCCGTCGTCTGGCGGATCGTCACCTTGGCGTTGGGTTTGATCAACTGCTGGTGGTTGAGCCTCCCTACGATCCCGAACTCGATTTTCACTACCGTATTTTCAATGCCGACGGCAGTGAAGTGTCGCAGTGCGGTAACGGCGCGCGCTGTTTCGCCCGCTTTGTTCGCCTGAAAGGGTTAACCAATAAACGTGATATCCGCGTCAGTACGGCGAACGGTCGTATGGTATTGAGCGTAACGGAAGACGAACTGGTACGCGTCAATATGGGCGAGCCAAACTTCGAACCGTCGCAGGTGCCGTTCCGCGCCAACAAAGCGGAAAAGACCTATATTATGCGGGCGGCGGAGCAAACCATACTGTGCGGCGTTGTTTCGATGGGTAATCCGCACTGCGTGATTCAGGTTGATGACGTCAACACCGCGCCGGTAGAAACGCTGGGGCCAGTGATGGAGAGCCACGAGCGCTTTCCTGAGCGCGCCAATATCGGTTTTATGCAGGTCGTCTCACGGGATCACATTCGTCTGCGCGTCTTTGAACGTGGCGCCGGTGAAACCCAGGCCTGCGGCAGCGGCGCTTGTGCGGCTGTCGCGGTCGGCATTCAGCAGGATTTACTGGCCGAAAATGTTCGTGTTGAATTACCGGGCGGTCGGCTGGATATCGCGTGGAAAGGACCGGGTCAACCGTTGTTTATGACTGGCCCGGCGGCACATGTCTATGACGGGTTTATTCATCTATGA
- a CDS encoding DUF484 domain-containing protein, with the protein MKHIGEEQQEPLAELDDQAVAEYLLHHPEFFIRNARLVEQMRVPHPVRGTVSLVEWHMARSRNHINVLEENMTLLMEQASANEGLFYRLLRLQSRLASASSLEEMLNRFHRWARDLGLAGATIRLFPDRWRLGAPSRYTHLALSRQAFESLRIQRLGQQHHYLGSLNGPELLLLLPEAKAIGSVAMSLMGPDGSLGVVLFSSRDVHHYQQGQGTQLLDEIAQMLPDLLERWIERV; encoded by the coding sequence ATGAAGCATATAGGAGAAGAGCAGCAGGAGCCGTTGGCCGAACTGGATGACCAGGCGGTGGCGGAATATCTGCTGCACCATCCTGAATTCTTTATCCGCAATGCGCGGCTGGTAGAGCAAATGCGCGTGCCGCATCCGGTGCGCGGTACGGTTTCTCTGGTTGAATGGCACATGGCGCGCTCGCGTAATCACATCAATGTGCTGGAAGAGAACATGACCTTGCTGATGGAGCAGGCGAGTGCAAACGAAGGGTTATTCTATCGTCTGCTGCGCCTGCAAAGTCGGCTGGCATCCGCCAGCAGCCTCGAAGAGATGCTTAACCGTTTTCATCGCTGGGCGCGCGATCTGGGGCTGGCAGGCGCGACTATCCGCCTGTTTCCCGATCGCTGGCGTCTGGGCGCGCCTTCCCGCTATACCCATCTTGCGCTCTCCCGACAGGCGTTTGAATCGTTGCGCATTCAACGCTTAGGCCAGCAGCACCACTATCTCGGCTCATTAAACGGGCCGGAGTTGCTGCTGCTGTTGCCGGAAGCGAAAGCAATCGGCTCTGTGGCTATGTCATTAATGGGGCCGGATGGCTCCCTTGGCGTGGTGCTGTTCAGCAGTCGTGATGTTCACCATTACCAGCAAGGTCAGGGCACCCAGCTTTTAGATGAGATAGCGCAGATGCTGCCGGATCTTCTGGAACGCTGGATCGAGCGCGTATGA